GTTGGGCTATATCTCAAGCCTTCTTTCATCATCCTATCATTTCCTTTATTTCCTCCTTACTTGGTATCCTTCCCGCTACCTTTATTTTTCCATCTATTGCAAGTGCAGGCGTTGCTATTACTCCACGATTTATTATTTCTCCAATATCCTCAATCTTTACAATTTCTATGTCTCTTCCTATTTCTTCAACTGCTTCCCTCACCCTTTTTTCAAGCGCTTTGCACTTCGCACAACCAGTGCCGAATATCTCAATCTTCATTTTATCACCTCCTTAATTTT
The window above is part of the Thermoplasmatales archaeon genome. Proteins encoded here:
- a CDS encoding TM0996/MTH895 family glutaredoxin-like protein, whose translation is MKIEIFGTGCAKCKALEKRVREAVEEIGRDIEIVKIEDIGEIINRGVIATPALAIDGKIKVAGRIPSKEEIKEMIG